In Deinococcus cellulosilyticus NBRC 106333 = KACC 11606, a single window of DNA contains:
- a CDS encoding FecCD family ABC transporter permease, which produces MTTLTASAPHKRQKLPALLILPLLLVSSLILAIGTGAVSISPLQVISIFLTDLGLSPLVAFEDQQAAVLHAIRLPRVLLGALMGAALAVCGAAMQGLFRNPLADPGLLGISSGASLAVAGTVVLGLHSFGLYSLQVAAFVGSMVTTAVIYLLSQEQGRVNVMAMLLSGIAINALCGAGTGLFTFLSTDEQLKSITFWQLGSLGGATWETLMVATPFLLISVMLMPFLASSFNALSLGEQGARHLGIPVDALKWVIVTLVALGVGAGVAVSGMIGFVGLTVPHLIRLWLGPNHRVLFPASALLGASLLVLADLAARTIAIPAEVPIGIVTALIGAPFFLYLLNTTRKAGKL; this is translated from the coding sequence ATGACCACCCTCACTGCTTCCGCACCACACAAACGCCAGAAATTGCCTGCCCTGCTGATTCTGCCGCTTCTGCTTGTTTCCAGCCTGATCCTTGCCATTGGCACAGGGGCAGTCAGCATTTCACCCCTGCAGGTGATTTCCATCTTCCTGACCGACCTGGGGCTCTCTCCGCTGGTGGCTTTTGAAGACCAGCAGGCTGCTGTTCTACACGCCATCCGCCTGCCGAGGGTGCTGCTGGGTGCCCTGATGGGCGCAGCCCTGGCCGTGTGTGGTGCCGCCATGCAGGGGCTCTTTCGCAACCCGCTGGCCGATCCGGGATTGCTGGGCATTTCCAGCGGAGCGTCTCTGGCGGTGGCGGGTACAGTGGTGCTGGGCCTCCACAGTTTTGGGCTCTACTCCCTGCAGGTGGCTGCTTTCGTGGGCAGCATGGTCACCACTGCAGTGATCTACCTGCTCTCCCAGGAGCAGGGTCGGGTGAATGTGATGGCGATGCTGCTCTCTGGAATTGCCATCAATGCCCTGTGCGGGGCCGGAACAGGCCTGTTCACCTTTCTGTCCACCGATGAGCAGTTGAAAAGCATCACCTTCTGGCAACTGGGATCGCTGGGCGGAGCCACCTGGGAAACCCTGATGGTCGCCACACCTTTTTTGCTGATCAGTGTGATGCTGATGCCCTTCCTGGCCAGCAGCTTCAATGCCCTTTCCCTCGGAGAGCAGGGGGCCCGTCACCTGGGGATTCCAGTGGATGCCCTCAAATGGGTCATCGTCACCCTGGTGGCCCTCGGAGTGGGGGCAGGGGTGGCTGTGTCCGGCATGATTGGTTTTGTGGGCCTCACGGTGCCCCACCTGATCCGGCTCTGGCTTGGACCCAACCACAGGGTGCTCTTTCCTGCATCTGCCCTGCTTGGAGCGTCTTTGCTGGTTCTCGCGGACCTCGCTGCCCGCACCATCGCCATTCCCGCAGAGGTGCCCATCGGCATTGTCACTGCACTGATCGGGGCTCCTTTCTTCCTGTACCTGCTCAACACCACCCGCAAGGCAGGAAAACTGTGA
- a CDS encoding DUF2470 domain-containing protein, producing the protein MTQTERIPLSPNSTRSTIGHINSDHLREMLVLAHGLTDATWAQEARLKEIYTDALELTVTAKDRSESRFVDFEQAVKTGGQAHQAIKGLVQKARTNLQQP; encoded by the coding sequence ATGACCCAGACTGAACGCATTCCCCTGTCTCCCAATTCCACCCGCAGCACCATCGGGCACATCAACAGTGACCACCTGCGGGAAATGCTGGTCCTCGCCCACGGGCTCACCGACGCCACCTGGGCCCAGGAGGCCCGCCTGAAAGAGATCTACACCGACGCCCTGGAACTCACCGTCACCGCAAAAGACCGCAGCGAAAGCCGCTTCGTGGACTTTGAGCAGGCCGTCAAAACCGGTGGGCAGGCCCATCAGGCCATCAAGGGCCTGGTGCAGAAAGCCAGAACAAACCTCCAGCAGCCCTGA
- a CDS encoding heme/hemin ABC transporter substrate-binding protein, with protein sequence MNVFQRTLIPASLMLLSLSLAAPVTGVDGVTVNVQNPKRVVALNGSTLEIIFKLGKGKTVVGKDITGTFPENSIPSVGHWAQIPVEGVIGLKPDLVIGTADNFAMPSNTTLVKQLRNAGVPVLVLPSSETGGLDSLKTRIHMVAQAYGVTQSEKAVMNTITSQMSSISASLPKKKPKVLFLYAHGPDSGVIYGSGTGSEALIQLAGGVNVATFEGGSKPLTSEALVAMAPEAIIMLNRGLEAVGGVEGALKMPGVALTPAGKNRHIYAVDDSIRWIGPRLPEFALKLARQWRKDFR encoded by the coding sequence ATGAATGTTTTTCAACGCACCCTGATCCCCGCTTCCCTCATGCTGCTGTCTCTTTCTCTGGCTGCACCTGTCACAGGTGTGGATGGGGTCACCGTCAATGTGCAGAACCCCAAAAGGGTGGTTGCCCTGAACGGCAGCACCCTGGAAATCATCTTCAAGCTGGGCAAGGGCAAAACGGTGGTGGGCAAAGACATCACCGGGACTTTCCCGGAAAACAGCATCCCGAGTGTGGGCCACTGGGCCCAGATCCCTGTTGAAGGGGTGATCGGCCTGAAACCTGACCTGGTGATCGGCACAGCAGACAACTTCGCCATGCCCTCCAACACCACGCTGGTGAAACAGCTGAGGAATGCCGGTGTGCCGGTGCTGGTGTTGCCCTCTTCTGAAACCGGAGGGCTGGACAGCCTCAAAACCCGCATTCACATGGTGGCCCAGGCCTACGGGGTCACCCAGAGCGAAAAAGCCGTCATGAACACCATCACCAGCCAGATGTCCTCCATTTCAGCAAGCCTCCCGAAAAAGAAACCGAAGGTGCTCTTCCTGTATGCCCACGGCCCGGACAGCGGGGTGATCTACGGCTCAGGAACAGGAAGCGAGGCCCTGATTCAGCTGGCAGGGGGGGTCAATGTTGCCACCTTTGAAGGGGGCAGCAAACCCCTGACTTCTGAAGCCCTGGTGGCCATGGCCCCCGAGGCCATCATCATGCTGAACCGTGGCCTGGAAGCCGTGGGAGGGGTGGAGGGTGCCCTGAAGATGCCCGGTGTGGCCCTGACCCCGGCAGGCAAAAACCGCCACATTTACGCGGTGGATGACTCCATCCGCTGGATCGGTCCCCGCCTGCCCGAATTTGCCCTGAAACTTGCCCGACAGTGGCGCAAAGATTTCAGGTGA
- a CDS encoding flavodoxin — MNVGIFYGSSYGNTEQAARAVAQQLEHKAGATVEVIDVSRKELARMQDFDLILIGCSTWHIGDLQDDWDSALTDLRQLDLTGKTVALFGAGDQYTYADTFQDALGILAEEFEKIGATLVGFTSVEGYEHVGSRGQRGECFVGLALDYDNQEDLNDERIDRWTTQILSECAVPA; from the coding sequence ATGAACGTCGGCATTTTCTACGGATCAAGTTACGGCAACACCGAACAGGCGGCCAGGGCCGTTGCACAGCAACTGGAACACAAAGCAGGAGCCACAGTCGAGGTCATCGACGTGAGCCGCAAGGAACTGGCCCGCATGCAGGATTTTGACCTCATTCTCATTGGCTGCTCCACCTGGCACATTGGAGACCTGCAAGACGACTGGGACAGTGCGCTCACCGACCTGCGCCAACTCGACCTGACGGGAAAAACGGTTGCCCTGTTCGGTGCGGGAGACCAGTACACCTATGCGGACACCTTCCAGGACGCCCTGGGCATTCTGGCCGAAGAATTTGAAAAGATCGGGGCCACCCTCGTCGGTTTCACCAGCGTGGAAGGCTATGAACACGTGGGATCACGCGGACAGCGGGGAGAGTGTTTCGTGGGACTGGCCCTGGATTACGACAACCAGGAAGACCTGAACGATGAACGCATCGACCGCTGGACCACCCAGATCCTCAGCGAATGCGCCGTTCCTGCCTGA
- a CDS encoding heme ABC transporter ATP-binding protein: MAAEKPVLQVSDLNFTVQGQDLLKNLTLSLKAGKLLVVLGCNGAGKSTLLKHIAGEFGNLRNVELFGLPLPQHPARPLARKRAVLPQSTPMTFGYEVQDVVMLGRIPHQQKQRETSGDRQIVLDCLRKVGLAGYEHRNCLTLSGGELQRVHLARVLAQLAGTAGEKVLLLDEPTSSLDLSHQHQTLQIARDLCASGVGVMAVLHDLNLASQYADQIVLMKQGCILAQGSPADVLRPEVLFEAYGYPVQVIEHPVLGCPLVVSAR; this comes from the coding sequence GTGGCTGCCGAGAAGCCTGTCTTGCAGGTTTCAGACCTGAATTTCACCGTTCAGGGACAGGACCTGCTGAAAAACCTCACCCTGAGCCTGAAAGCTGGAAAGCTGCTCGTTGTTCTGGGCTGCAACGGGGCAGGGAAGAGCACCCTCTTGAAACACATTGCCGGAGAATTCGGCAACCTCAGGAACGTTGAGCTGTTCGGGCTTCCCCTTCCACAACACCCTGCCAGACCCCTGGCCCGCAAACGTGCAGTGCTGCCCCAGAGCACCCCCATGACTTTCGGTTATGAGGTGCAGGACGTGGTGATGCTGGGCCGCATCCCCCACCAGCAAAAGCAGCGTGAAACCTCCGGGGACAGGCAGATTGTGCTGGACTGCCTGCGCAAGGTGGGCCTTGCAGGCTACGAGCACCGCAACTGCCTGACCCTTTCGGGTGGAGAACTCCAACGGGTGCACCTTGCCCGGGTGCTGGCCCAGCTTGCAGGCACAGCAGGCGAAAAAGTGCTGCTGCTCGATGAACCCACCAGCAGCCTGGACCTCTCCCACCAGCACCAGACCCTGCAGATCGCACGGGACCTCTGCGCCTCGGGGGTCGGGGTGATGGCTGTGCTGCACGACCTGAACCTGGCCTCCCAGTACGCAGACCAGATTGTGCTGATGAAGCAGGGATGCATCCTGGCACAGGGAAGCCCTGCCGACGTGTTGCGTCCAGAGGTGCTGTTCGAGGCTTACGGTTACCCCGTGCAGGTGATCGAGCATCCCGTGCTTGGATGCCCGCTGGTGGTCTCTGCCCGCTGA